GTTATATTCAATAATAGTACGTCTTCTAAtagtgttttgtttttaacccACAGAAAAAGAAGCCATGACCCTCAGGGACTGGGGATACCGCCTGCTGCCGGGTCTAAAGTGGCTGCACGGCTACACCGGCCAGGATGCAGTGGCGGATCTGATAGCCGGAGTGACGGTGGGACTGACGGTGTTGCCCCAAGGATTGGCATACGCAACGCTAGCCGGACTGGAGCCCCAATATGGTCTGTACTCTGCTTTTGTGGGCGGCATCATATACGCCATGCTAGGCAGCTGCCGGCAGGTGACCATTGGACCCACGGCGTTGCTCGCACTGATGACCAGCCGGCACACGGGATTCGGATTGGGATCGGGTCCGGCGTACGCGATACTCCTGTGCCTCATCTCCGGCATTGTGGAGCTGGGTATGGCAGTGCTGAAACTGGGTGCCCTGGTGGACCTGATATCACTGCCAGTTACAGTGGGATTCACCTCGGCCACGGCCGTCATCATTGGCACCTCCCAGCTAAAGGGTTTGCTGGGTCTGCGTGGTGGATCCGGATCGGATTTCATCAATACCATGCGCTCCGTGTTCGGAAATCTACATAAAGTTAGAACAGGCGATCTTACCCTTGGACTGACTTCCATTATAGTTCTGCTGCTTCTGCGCGTAAGAGAGTCTAAAATATCTTTGCAAATATCCAGTGTAATCCCACTTCATTCCCATAGAAACTCAAAGACGTTAAGCTGGACGGTCGCATCCGCAACTTGCGAACACAGCAGCTTATAAGTGGTGGCATCTGGGTAATAGCCACTGGTCGGAATGCGCTGGTCGTACTGGTGACCAGTGTGCTGGCCTACAGCACATGTGAGCACATGGAGAGCTGCCCGTTTATCCTCACTGGAAAGGTCAAGAGCGGTCTGCCCAACGTCTCGCTGCCAAAGTTTGAGACCACCATTCTGGACAGGAATGGCACTGAGATCAGACAGAACTTTGAACAGATGGTATGTGAGCACAAGTAGACTAATTAACTTTTTTGTGACCGAATTAATTTATCACCAAGGCTTAACATCTGTTTAACTAAGTTCTCGCCAGTCtgacttgttgttgttttgttcaagatatttatttcttgtttttaattgtcGGTT
This portion of the Drosophila santomea strain STO CAGO 1482 chromosome 3L, Prin_Dsan_1.1, whole genome shotgun sequence genome encodes:
- the LOC120449840 gene encoding sodium-independent sulfate anion transporter isoform X2, whose translation is MTLRDWGYRLLPGLKWLHGYTGQDAVADLIAGVTVGLTVLPQGLAYATLAGLEPQYGLYSAFVGGIIYAMLGSCRQVTIGPTALLALMTSRHTGFGLGSGPAYAILLCLISGIVELGMAVLKLGALVDLISLPVTVGFTSATAVIIGTSQLKGLLGLRGGSGSDFINTMRSVFGNLHKVRTGDLTLGLTSIIVLLLLRKLKDVKLDGRIRNLRTQQLISGGIWVIATGRNALVVLVTSVLAYSTCEHMESCPFILTGKVKSGLPNVSLPKFETTILDRNGTEIRQNFEQMLSELGPSMLILPIIAVLGNVAISKAFGGAGLSPTRELIALSMSNICGAFCSSMPVTGSFSRSAVNHASGVRTPLGGCYTSVLVLLALGLLAPYFQYIPKAALSAVIISAVIFMIEFEVIKPLWRCSRRELLPGAITFVMSLAVGVEIGLLLGVSTDVAFLVYRAARPVLSVSKLQTTNGINYILIRPKHSSLYFPAVEWVRSGISKALTIHGTAPVVLDCAHVHEFDFTAARGMGSLQKELAKANVPLFLMSADKTIGVILKESTNIDFPTIDCPDDLEFLLEQTFTHV